A genomic stretch from Thauera sp. GDN1 includes:
- a CDS encoding peptidoglycan DD-metalloendopeptidase family protein has translation MHTRTSYLSLLLVALLSAGCASKVTAPVRDGSGSAAGGVTTPAPVSGFHTVRQGETLLAIARQYGVTLPDLVSWNGITDPNQIHVGQTIRVSPTGAAPVAIVAPGQGAAVATPVPPSGTDAGAVPLVREPIGGKAPITEPSVPTPPPAATPSAAAMSGQWQWPAKGTLIAGYNEASNKGLDIGGSVGDPVYAASAGKVVYAGSGLRGYGKLIVIKHNQEYNSVYAHNDKLLVKEDDDVVQGQKIAELGSSEADRPKLHFEIRKQGKAVDPMGYLPAR, from the coding sequence ATGCATACACGTACAAGCTATCTCTCTCTTCTCCTCGTTGCACTGCTGAGTGCGGGCTGCGCCTCCAAGGTCACCGCGCCGGTGCGTGACGGGAGCGGAAGCGCCGCCGGCGGCGTGACGACGCCCGCACCGGTTTCCGGCTTCCATACCGTGCGTCAGGGCGAGACGCTGCTCGCGATCGCCCGCCAGTACGGGGTGACGCTGCCGGATCTGGTGAGCTGGAACGGCATCACCGATCCCAACCAGATCCACGTCGGCCAGACCATCCGGGTCTCGCCCACCGGTGCCGCGCCGGTGGCGATCGTCGCGCCGGGCCAGGGCGCTGCGGTCGCGACGCCGGTGCCGCCGAGCGGGACCGATGCCGGGGCGGTGCCGCTGGTGCGCGAGCCGATCGGCGGCAAGGCGCCGATCACCGAGCCGTCGGTGCCGACGCCTCCGCCTGCAGCCACCCCGTCCGCGGCCGCCATGAGCGGACAGTGGCAGTGGCCGGCAAAGGGCACGCTGATCGCCGGCTACAACGAGGCTTCCAACAAGGGCCTCGATATCGGCGGCAGCGTCGGCGACCCGGTGTATGCGGCTTCCGCGGGAAAGGTCGTGTATGCGGGCAGCGGCCTGCGTGGCTACGGCAAGCTGATTGTCATCAAGCATAACCAGGAGTACAACTCGGTCTATGCACACAACGACAAGCTGCTGGTGAAGGAGGACGACGACGTCGTCCAGGGCCAGAAGATCGCGGAGCTGGGCAGCTCGGAAGCCGATCGGCCCAAGTTGCACTTCGAGATCCGCAAGCAGGGCAAGGCCGTGGATCCGATGGGATATCTGCCCGCACGCTAA
- the rpoS gene encoding RNA polymerase sigma factor RpoS, with protein MEEPANLDELESHEPDLPPEVEVFASHALPVVENDFFSDVTQLYLNEIGANPLLTAVEELEIARRVRMGDFDARQTMIERNLRLVVNIAKHYLNRGIPLLDLVEEGNLGLMHALEKFDPERGFRFSTYATWWIRQNIERAIMNQSRTIRLPVHVVKELNQVLRAQRHIESHSNGESSLEQIATRLGKSIEEVRSILALSEHTASLDAPLDIDPTLSIGESLADEHQATADVQIHGSEVESLVREWIKMLSDKQRMVIRHRYGIDECELLTLEELAARLELTRERVRQIQLEALGQLRRILKRHGISRDALL; from the coding sequence ATGGAAGAGCCGGCGAATCTTGACGAACTGGAAAGTCATGAACCGGATCTTCCACCCGAGGTGGAGGTGTTCGCGTCCCATGCGCTGCCGGTGGTCGAGAACGACTTCTTCAGCGACGTCACGCAGCTTTATCTGAACGAGATCGGCGCCAATCCGCTGCTCACCGCGGTGGAGGAACTCGAGATCGCCCGGCGCGTGCGCATGGGCGATTTCGATGCGCGTCAGACGATGATCGAGCGCAACCTGCGCCTCGTCGTCAATATCGCCAAGCACTACCTGAATCGCGGCATCCCGTTGCTCGACCTGGTCGAGGAGGGCAACCTCGGTCTCATGCACGCCCTCGAGAAGTTCGATCCAGAGCGCGGCTTCCGGTTTTCGACCTACGCCACCTGGTGGATCCGGCAGAACATCGAGCGCGCGATCATGAACCAGTCGCGCACCATCCGCCTGCCGGTGCACGTGGTCAAGGAGCTCAATCAGGTCCTGCGGGCGCAACGCCATATCGAGTCGCACTCGAACGGCGAGTCCTCCCTCGAGCAGATTGCCACCCGGCTCGGCAAGAGCATCGAGGAGGTGCGCAGCATCCTGGCCTTGAGCGAACACACGGCCTCGCTCGACGCTCCGCTCGACATCGATCCCACGCTGTCGATCGGCGAGTCGCTGGCGGACGAGCACCAGGCGACCGCTGACGTGCAGATCCACGGCTCGGAAGTGGAGTCCCTCGTGCGTGAGTGGATCAAGATGCTGAGCGACAAGCAGCGCATGGTGATCCGTCATCGCTACGGCATCGACGAATGCGAATTGCTGACCCTGGAAGAACTCGCGGCACGTCTGGAGCTGACGCGCGAGCGCGTGCGCCAGATCCAGCTGGAGGCGCTCGGCCAGCTGCGGCGCATCCTCAAGCGTCACGGCATCTCGCGCGACGCCCTGTTGTGA
- a CDS encoding DUF2189 domain-containing protein yields MTARPNTHEASANLVSAPLTLSDIGASVRFGLGQFRAMPLISAAFAALFVAIGVLMYAVLEFGQIAPMSLSLAGGFMLVGPALLVGFFSLSDKLRKARHVGFADIWEGFRRMPRGGWVVSFVCGLLFLIWITDAGILYGFMVGRESFGFLRLLRIEGIVVNYAAYSAIMGAVLAFILFTVSAFSIPLIYDRRAQLVSGVVASVRAVFGHFGVMMCWALLLSAVIIVSALLLPLLLVTLPVMAYASRELYLRAFPTADGPYGA; encoded by the coding sequence ATGACCGCCCGCCCAAACACCCACGAAGCATCAGCGAATCTGGTTTCGGCGCCCCTGACCCTGTCCGACATCGGCGCTTCGGTGCGTTTCGGCCTCGGGCAGTTCCGCGCGATGCCGCTGATCAGCGCGGCCTTCGCCGCACTCTTCGTGGCGATCGGCGTACTCATGTATGCGGTGCTCGAATTCGGCCAGATCGCACCGATGAGCCTGTCCCTGGCCGGTGGATTCATGCTCGTTGGACCGGCCCTGCTCGTCGGCTTCTTCTCGCTCTCGGACAAGTTGCGCAAGGCCCGCCACGTCGGCTTCGCCGACATCTGGGAGGGCTTTCGGCGCATGCCGCGCGGCGGCTGGGTGGTGTCCTTCGTCTGCGGCCTGCTGTTCCTGATCTGGATCACCGACGCCGGGATCCTCTACGGCTTCATGGTCGGCCGCGAGTCCTTCGGCTTCCTGCGCCTGCTGCGGATCGAGGGCATCGTGGTGAACTACGCCGCCTACAGCGCGATCATGGGCGCGGTGCTCGCCTTCATCCTGTTCACGGTGTCGGCGTTCTCTATCCCCCTCATCTACGACCGGCGGGCGCAGCTCGTCTCCGGCGTCGTCGCCAGCGTCCGTGCGGTGTTCGGACACTTCGGCGTCATGATGTGCTGGGCGCTGCTGCTCTCGGCGGTGATCATCGTCAGCGCCCTGCTGCTGCCGCTGCTGCTGGTGACCTTGCCGGTGATGGCCTACGCCAGCCGCGAGCTCTATCTGCGCGCATTCCCGACGGCCGACGGCCCGTACGGGGCCTGA
- the mltB gene encoding lytic murein transglycosylase B, translated as MTQNIAPTHMPPGNAPGAGRHRLGTRLRNLFGSLVAGLLLAGAPVGTSASYADREETRGFIAEVAARHAFDPADLERALAHARHEPAVIRLITPPTRKGVRSWRDYRARFLDDVRIDGGMAFWYQYAGELERAATEFGVPAEVIVAIIGVETLYGRNTGNFETLSALATLAFDYPPRADLFRRELEALFLLAREQGRDPGSYSGSFAGALGYPQFLPSSVRAYAVDFDGDGRIDFDSDPIDAIGSVANYLRVHGWQPGEPVAERARLAPDTDGAALIAAGIEPRLEPAHLSARGVTTLDGRPAAAVATLVDLETPGEDTEYWLGYRNFYVITRYNRSSFYAMSVFELAEALRLRRAVDGIRAERR; from the coding sequence ATGACCCAGAACATCGCGCCCACCCACATGCCGCCGGGCAACGCCCCCGGGGCCGGACGGCACCGCCTCGGCACGCGCCTGCGCAACCTCTTCGGCAGCCTGGTCGCCGGCCTGCTGCTCGCCGGGGCCCCCGTCGGCACCTCCGCCTCGTATGCGGACCGCGAGGAAACGCGCGGCTTCATTGCCGAAGTCGCCGCGCGCCATGCCTTCGACCCCGCCGACCTCGAGCGTGCGCTGGCACATGCCCGCCACGAGCCTGCGGTGATCCGCCTGATCACGCCGCCGACGCGCAAGGGCGTGCGCTCCTGGCGCGACTACCGGGCGCGCTTCCTCGACGACGTCCGCATCGATGGGGGCATGGCATTCTGGTATCAGTACGCGGGCGAGCTCGAGCGTGCCGCCACCGAATTCGGTGTGCCGGCGGAGGTCATCGTCGCCATCATCGGCGTGGAAACGCTTTACGGCCGCAACACCGGCAACTTCGAGACGCTGTCGGCGCTCGCCACCCTGGCCTTCGACTACCCGCCGCGGGCGGACCTGTTCCGGCGCGAGCTCGAGGCCCTGTTCCTGCTCGCCCGCGAACAGGGACGCGACCCCGGCAGCTACAGCGGCTCCTTCGCCGGCGCGCTCGGCTATCCGCAGTTCTTGCCGAGCAGTGTCCGAGCCTATGCGGTCGACTTCGATGGCGACGGCCGCATCGACTTCGACAGCGACCCGATCGATGCCATCGGCAGTGTCGCCAACTACCTGCGCGTCCATGGCTGGCAGCCGGGCGAGCCGGTCGCCGAGCGCGCCCGCCTCGCCCCCGACACCGACGGGGCCGCGCTGATCGCCGCCGGCATCGAACCCCGGCTCGAGCCCGCGCATCTGAGCGCGCGCGGCGTCACCACGCTGGACGGACGTCCGGCGGCTGCGGTCGCCACGCTGGTGGACCTGGAGACGCCCGGCGAGGACACCGAGTACTGGCTCGGCTACCGCAACTTCTACGTCATCACACGCTACAATCGCAGCAGTTTCTACGCCATGTCGGTGTTCGAGCTCGCCGAGGCGCTGCGCCTGCGCAGGGCGGTCGACGGGATCCGCGCCGAGCGACGCTGA
- a CDS encoding DUF3488 and transglutaminase-like domain-containing protein, producing MSAGATRFAAMLKRRGSARPAPAPALDRHQGLWLLAAAALTVAPHGIWLPAWIHALCLLFLAWRGLILWQGSRPPPAVLLFALAAAAAAGVRLEFGHFFGKDPGVALLALLLGMKLLEARAARDIHTGVLLCLFLQLALFLENQSIAAAAMAFLGTLTCLGALVALADPAGSVREHLRSATLLLVHGLPFLLVFFVLFPRIQGPLWGLPADAFSARTGLSDTMTPGSISALGNSSAIAFRAAFDGPPPPPAQRYWRGPVLGSFDGRTWTAARFAEADAPFYRPVGRRLDYVLTLEPHNRRWLLALDYPGAAGPLVRFASDHQALSARPVQTRSRFALSAYPDAPVGTDESPAVLAAATRLPADSNPRSRELAASLAAGAASDAEILERVLAHMRAARLRYTLRPPLLGTDSADEFLFDTRSGFCEHFASAFAVLMRAAGVPTRIVTGYQGGEINPVDGYLVIRQSDAHAWAEVWLEGRGWLRVDPTALAAPERIADGLAAALSAEDALPLMLQADMAWLRGLRHRWEALSNSWNQYVLGYNPERQREFLASLGFDPRSAAKLAGLLAGISALLLLALYAWASWQRRTSDPVQRAWERFSARMARAGLGREPWEGPLAYGDRLAEALPEQADSLHAICAAYARLRYGAVQAGDQSRALEKQMKGIRIQ from the coding sequence ATGAGCGCCGGGGCGACCCGATTCGCGGCGATGCTGAAACGCAGGGGCTCGGCCCGCCCCGCGCCGGCACCCGCCCTCGACCGCCACCAGGGCCTGTGGCTGCTCGCGGCCGCGGCGCTCACCGTCGCCCCGCACGGCATCTGGCTGCCGGCCTGGATCCATGCCCTCTGCCTGCTGTTCCTGGCCTGGCGCGGCCTGATCCTGTGGCAGGGTAGCCGCCCGCCGCCGGCTGTGCTGCTGTTCGCCCTGGCCGCAGCCGCCGCAGCCGGCGTGCGTCTCGAATTCGGCCATTTCTTCGGCAAGGATCCCGGCGTCGCCCTGCTCGCCCTGCTGCTCGGGATGAAGTTGCTGGAGGCACGCGCGGCACGCGACATCCACACCGGCGTGCTGCTGTGCCTGTTCCTGCAACTGGCGCTGTTCCTCGAGAACCAGTCGATCGCGGCAGCCGCCATGGCATTCCTCGGCACCCTGACCTGCCTCGGCGCCCTCGTCGCGCTGGCCGACCCGGCCGGCAGCGTGCGCGAGCACCTGCGCAGCGCGACACTGCTGCTCGTGCACGGGCTACCGTTCCTGCTCGTCTTCTTCGTGCTCTTTCCGCGCATCCAGGGTCCGCTGTGGGGCTTGCCCGCCGACGCCTTCAGCGCCCGCACCGGCCTGTCGGACACGATGACGCCGGGCTCGATCAGCGCGCTCGGCAATTCCTCGGCCATCGCTTTCCGCGCCGCGTTCGACGGCCCGCCGCCGCCGCCCGCGCAGCGCTACTGGCGCGGGCCCGTCCTCGGCAGTTTCGACGGCCGTACCTGGACCGCGGCGCGGTTTGCCGAGGCGGACGCGCCCTTCTATCGCCCGGTCGGCCGCCGACTGGACTACGTGCTCACCCTCGAGCCTCACAACCGGCGCTGGCTGCTGGCGCTGGACTACCCGGGCGCGGCCGGGCCGCTCGTGCGCTTCGCCAGCGACCACCAGGCGCTGAGCGCGCGGCCGGTACAGACGCGCAGCCGCTTCGCACTCAGCGCCTACCCGGACGCGCCGGTCGGCACCGACGAATCGCCAGCCGTCCTCGCGGCCGCAACGCGTCTGCCGGCGGACAGCAATCCGCGCAGCCGCGAACTGGCCGCAAGCCTGGCTGCCGGCGCCGCGTCCGACGCCGAGATTCTCGAGCGCGTGCTCGCGCACATGCGGGCAGCCCGGCTCAGGTACACGCTGCGTCCGCCGCTGCTCGGCACCGACAGCGCGGACGAATTCCTGTTCGACACCCGCAGCGGCTTCTGCGAGCACTTCGCCTCGGCCTTCGCGGTCCTGATGCGGGCGGCCGGCGTCCCCACCCGCATCGTCACCGGCTACCAGGGCGGCGAGATCAATCCGGTCGACGGCTATCTGGTCATTCGCCAGTCCGACGCCCATGCCTGGGCCGAGGTCTGGCTGGAAGGGCGCGGCTGGCTGCGGGTCGATCCGACCGCGCTCGCCGCGCCGGAGCGGATCGCGGACGGGCTGGCTGCGGCGCTGAGCGCCGAGGACGCGCTCCCACTGATGCTGCAGGCGGACATGGCCTGGCTGCGCGGCCTGCGCCATCGCTGGGAGGCGCTCTCGAACTCCTGGAACCAGTACGTTCTTGGCTACAATCCCGAACGCCAGCGCGAATTTCTGGCCAGTCTCGGTTTCGATCCCCGCAGTGCGGCGAAACTGGCCGGACTGCTGGCGGGCATCTCGGCCCTGCTGCTGCTCGCACTCTATGCCTGGGCAAGCTGGCAGCGCCGGACCTCGGACCCCGTGCAGCGAGCCTGGGAACGCTTCTCCGCCCGCATGGCGCGGGCGGGCCTGGGGCGCGAACCGTGGGAAGGACCGCTCGCCTACGGCGACCGCCTGGCCGAAGCCCTGCCGGAACAGGCGGACAGCCTGCATGCGATCTGTGCAGCCTATGCCCGCCTCCGTTACGGCGCCGTGCAGGCGGGGGATCAATCGCGCGCGCTGGAAAAGCAGATGAAAGGAATCCGAATCCAATGA
- a CDS encoding DUF58 domain-containing protein: MRRAAHLAAALRRGADRWLFRVGKPEAAPIRLTQRRIYVLPTPAGLGFAAALAVMLLTSINYNLSLGYGLVFLLGGAATASIVHAFRNLLGLSLRPARCEPVFAGEAAGFRLLIDNPRPSRRPALRLRAHGQVGTFELGPATESTILLACPTTRRGRLHLGRSVIESTWPLGLIRAWSVFVPDADCIVHPAPEPAPPPLPDSGADGAGTSASTREGDDDFAGLRAHRSADSPRHVAWKALARGGPMLTKQYSAARGGELLLAWSALPVHLDDEQRLSRLTAWILRAEQDGRRYGLHIPNTRIAPDLGHDHRDRCLRALALFGSTAEDTERRP, translated from the coding sequence ATGCGTCGGGCCGCACACCTGGCGGCCGCCCTGCGCCGGGGCGCCGATCGCTGGCTGTTCCGCGTCGGCAAACCCGAAGCGGCGCCGATCCGCCTCACTCAACGCCGCATCTACGTGCTCCCGACTCCGGCCGGGCTGGGATTCGCCGCCGCGCTCGCAGTGATGCTGCTGACCTCGATCAACTACAACCTCAGCCTCGGCTACGGTCTCGTCTTCCTGCTCGGCGGCGCGGCGACGGCCAGCATCGTGCACGCCTTCCGCAACCTGCTCGGACTGTCCCTGCGGCCGGCGCGCTGCGAGCCGGTGTTCGCCGGCGAGGCGGCAGGGTTCCGGCTGCTGATCGACAATCCCCGCCCGTCGCGCCGCCCGGCGCTCAGGCTGCGGGCACACGGACAGGTCGGCACGTTCGAACTCGGCCCGGCGACCGAATCGACCATCCTGCTGGCCTGCCCCACCACCCGCCGCGGCCGCCTGCACCTGGGCCGCAGCGTCATCGAGAGCACCTGGCCACTCGGCCTGATCCGGGCCTGGAGCGTGTTCGTGCCCGACGCCGACTGCATCGTCCATCCGGCACCCGAACCCGCGCCGCCTCCGCTGCCCGACAGCGGCGCGGATGGGGCAGGCACGAGCGCCAGCACGCGCGAAGGCGACGACGACTTCGCCGGCCTGCGCGCGCACCGCAGCGCCGACTCGCCACGGCACGTCGCCTGGAAGGCGCTGGCCCGCGGCGGCCCGATGCTGACCAAGCAATACAGCGCTGCCCGCGGCGGCGAACTGCTGCTGGCGTGGTCCGCGCTGCCGGTGCACCTCGACGACGAACAGCGCCTGTCGCGGCTCACCGCGTGGATCCTGCGCGCCGAGCAGGACGGGCGCCGCTATGGCCTGCACATACCGAACACGCGGATTGCGCCGGACCTCGGCCACGACCATCGCGACCGCTGCCTGCGCGCGCTTGCGCTGTTCGGCAGCACGGCAGAGGACACGGAGCGGCGACCATGA
- a CDS encoding AAA family ATPase has translation MPLHHANRLLETAGRIILGKERELRLALACLIARGHLLIEDVPGVGKTTLAHVLARLIGLQFQRIQFTSDLLPADILGVSIFDRSTSAFRFHPGPVFAQLILADEINRATPKTQSALLEAMEERQVTADGATLALPEPFFVIATQNPAHQIGTFPLPESQLDRFLLRIRLGYPDRAAERALLMGEDRRELLERQPAVASPSALLELQHAAQGLHVSDALVDYVQALLGATRNSPELVNGLSPRAGLGLLAAARAWALLDGRDHVLPEDVQTLFPHVAAHRLHLAGDGRPVPPATLVRLMQAVAVR, from the coding sequence ATGCCCCTGCATCATGCAAATCGCCTGCTCGAGACGGCCGGCCGCATCATCCTCGGCAAGGAACGCGAGCTGCGCCTCGCCCTTGCCTGCCTGATCGCGCGCGGCCATCTTCTGATCGAGGACGTCCCCGGGGTGGGCAAGACCACGCTCGCCCATGTGCTCGCGCGGCTGATCGGGCTGCAGTTCCAGCGCATACAGTTCACCAGCGACCTGCTGCCGGCGGACATCCTCGGCGTGTCGATCTTCGATCGCAGCACCAGCGCCTTCCGCTTCCATCCCGGCCCGGTGTTCGCCCAGCTGATCCTCGCCGACGAGATCAACCGCGCCACGCCGAAGACGCAGAGCGCCCTGCTCGAGGCCATGGAGGAGCGCCAGGTCACCGCCGACGGCGCCACCCTGGCGCTTCCCGAACCCTTCTTCGTCATCGCCACCCAGAACCCGGCGCATCAGATCGGCACCTTCCCGCTCCCGGAGAGCCAGCTCGACCGCTTCCTGCTGCGGATCCGCCTCGGCTACCCGGACCGCGCCGCCGAACGCGCGCTGCTGATGGGCGAGGACCGCCGCGAACTGCTCGAGCGCCAGCCCGCGGTCGCCAGCCCGTCCGCGCTGCTCGAGCTGCAGCATGCCGCGCAGGGGCTGCACGTCTCGGACGCACTGGTCGACTACGTGCAGGCCCTGCTCGGCGCCACCCGCAACAGCCCGGAGCTGGTCAACGGACTCAGCCCGCGCGCCGGCCTCGGCCTGCTTGCCGCGGCCCGGGCCTGGGCGCTCCTCGACGGTCGGGACCATGTGCTGCCGGAAGACGTGCAGACCCTGTTCCCGCATGTGGCCGCGCACCGCCTGCATCTGGCCGGCGACGGCAGGCCGGTGCCGCCGGCCACGCTGGTGCGCCTGATGCAGGCGGTCGCGGTCCGCTGA
- a CDS encoding histone deacetylase family protein — MTTTAFITHRDCWLHDMGSMHPECPDRLSAINDRLIAAGLDMYISFYDAPVAEREQITRVHPSEYLDSLLGNVPEHGIRHLDPDTAMSPGTMKAALRSAGAGVFATDLVMKGEIENAFCAVRPPGHHAERAKAMGFCFMNNVAIAARHAIAAHGLERVAIVDFDVHHGNGTEDIFRDDPRVMMAGIFQHPFYPYCGTENPPAHMCNVPLPAGTRGDAFRQVFGDIVVPALRSHNPQMIFISAGFDAHYEDDMGSLGLLEADYMWATKQIKDVAEDCGHKRVVSILEGGYSLSSLARSVVAHIKTLADL; from the coding sequence ATGACCACCACGGCATTCATCACGCACCGTGACTGCTGGCTGCACGACATGGGGTCCATGCACCCGGAATGTCCGGACCGGCTGTCGGCGATCAACGATCGCCTGATCGCTGCTGGCCTGGACATGTACATCTCCTTCTATGACGCGCCGGTCGCCGAACGCGAGCAGATCACCCGGGTGCATCCGTCCGAATACCTCGACAGCCTGCTCGGCAACGTGCCCGAGCACGGCATCCGCCACCTCGACCCCGACACCGCGATGAGCCCGGGGACGATGAAGGCCGCGCTGCGCTCGGCGGGCGCGGGCGTGTTCGCCACCGACCTGGTCATGAAGGGCGAGATCGAGAACGCATTCTGCGCGGTGCGTCCGCCCGGCCATCATGCCGAGCGCGCGAAGGCGATGGGTTTCTGCTTCATGAACAATGTCGCCATCGCTGCGCGCCATGCCATCGCGGCGCACGGCCTGGAGCGGGTGGCGATCGTCGATTTCGACGTGCACCACGGCAACGGCACCGAGGACATCTTCCGTGACGATCCGCGGGTGATGATGGCCGGGATCTTCCAGCATCCCTTCTATCCGTACTGCGGCACCGAGAATCCGCCGGCGCACATGTGCAACGTGCCGCTGCCGGCCGGCACCCGTGGCGACGCCTTCCGCCAGGTCTTCGGCGACATCGTGGTGCCTGCGCTGCGCAGCCACAATCCGCAGATGATCTTCATCTCGGCCGGCTTCGATGCGCATTACGAGGACGACATGGGCTCGCTCGGCCTGCTCGAGGCCGACTACATGTGGGCGACCAAGCAGATCAAGGACGTGGCCGAGGACTGTGGCCACAAGCGCGTCGTGTCGATCCTCGAGGGCGGCTACTCGCTGTCCTCGCTGGCGCGCTCGGTGGTCGCCCACATCAAGACGCTCGCCGATCTTTGA
- the dapA gene encoding 4-hydroxy-tetrahydrodipicolinate synthase — MITGSLVAIVTPMHDDGSLDFPRLRSLIDWHIAEGTDGIVIVGTTGESPTVDVDEHCELIRASVEHVAGRVPVVAGTGANSTAEAVELARFAKQAGADAHLSVVPYYNRPTQEGLYRHFRTIAEAVELPLILYNVPGRTVADLSNDTTLRLAEIGNVVGLKDATGNIDRACDLIERAPADFALYSGDDMSSAAFLMLGGHGVISVTANVAPRAMHELCAAAARGDMRALRETNAALTGLHRDLFCEANPIPVKWAVARMGLIGDGLRLPLTQLSECHHERVLKAMRKAGIKV, encoded by the coding sequence ATGATTACCGGATCGCTCGTCGCCATCGTCACGCCCATGCACGACGACGGCAGCCTTGATTTTCCCCGCCTGCGCAGCCTTATCGACTGGCACATCGCCGAGGGCACCGATGGCATCGTGATCGTCGGCACCACCGGCGAATCGCCCACCGTGGACGTGGACGAGCACTGCGAACTCATCCGTGCCTCCGTCGAGCACGTCGCGGGCCGCGTGCCCGTGGTCGCCGGCACCGGCGCCAACTCCACCGCCGAGGCCGTCGAGCTCGCCCGCTTCGCCAAGCAGGCGGGCGCGGATGCCCACCTGTCGGTGGTGCCCTACTACAACAGGCCGACGCAGGAAGGGCTGTACCGCCACTTCCGCACGATCGCCGAGGCGGTCGAGCTGCCGCTGATCCTCTACAACGTGCCCGGCCGCACGGTGGCCGACCTGTCCAACGACACCACGCTGCGCCTGGCCGAAATCGGCAACGTCGTCGGCCTCAAGGACGCCACCGGCAACATCGATCGTGCCTGCGACCTGATCGAGCGCGCACCGGCCGACTTCGCCCTCTACAGCGGCGACGACATGAGCTCGGCCGCCTTCCTGATGCTGGGCGGCCACGGCGTGATCTCGGTGACCGCCAACGTCGCGCCGCGCGCCATGCACGAGCTGTGCGCGGCAGCGGCGCGCGGCGACATGCGCGCGCTGCGTGAAACCAATGCCGCGCTGACCGGTCTGCATCGCGACCTGTTCTGCGAGGCCAACCCGATTCCGGTCAAGTGGGCCGTCGCCCGCATGGGCCTGATCGGCGACGGCCTGCGCCTGCCGCTGACTCAGCTCTCCGAATGCCATCACGAGCGTGTGCTGAAGGCCATGCGCAAGGCCGGCATCAAGGTCTGA
- the bamC gene encoding outer membrane protein assembly factor BamC — protein sequence MNRTTRTSLSLIALSLALGGCSGSLLESKRIDYKSARQIERPLEIPPDLTAPQRDDRFAVPDVSPRGVATYSAYSADRAGQPATASAAADVLAKSDTMRIERAGSQRWLVVSGSPEELWPQIKDFWLELGFILNVDSPEIGVMETDWAEDRAKIPQDFIRSSIGKVFDGLFSTPERDKFRTRLEQGKEPGTVEVYISHRGMMEIYPTEAKDSTIWQPRPADPELEAEMLRRLMVRLGAEEARAEAAVATEQAPERAQIRSAADGQVMLTMEEPFDRAWRRVGLALDRIGFTVEDRDRAKGLYFVRYVDPDADNRSPEKGFLSRLAFWRSDDKPAQGGSEYRLRVEGQGDGSRVSVLSREGGQDNSETARRMLGLLHEQLR from the coding sequence ATGAACCGTACCACGCGCACCTCCCTGTCCCTGATCGCGCTGTCGCTTGCGCTCGGCGGTTGTTCGGGATCGCTGCTCGAATCGAAGCGCATCGACTACAAGAGCGCCCGCCAGATCGAGCGCCCGCTCGAGATCCCGCCCGACCTGACCGCGCCGCAGCGCGACGACCGCTTCGCCGTGCCGGACGTGTCGCCGCGCGGCGTCGCGACCTATTCGGCTTACTCGGCCGACCGCGCCGGGCAGCCCGCGACCGCCTCGGCCGCGGCCGACGTGCTGGCCAAGTCGGACACCATGCGCATCGAACGCGCAGGCAGCCAGCGCTGGCTGGTGGTCAGTGGCTCGCCGGAGGAGCTGTGGCCGCAGATCAAGGATTTCTGGCTGGAGCTCGGCTTCATCCTGAACGTCGACAGTCCCGAGATCGGTGTCATGGAGACGGACTGGGCCGAGGATCGCGCCAAGATCCCGCAGGACTTCATCCGCTCGAGCATCGGCAAGGTGTTCGACGGCCTGTTCTCGACGCCCGAGCGCGACAAGTTCCGCACCCGTCTGGAGCAGGGCAAGGAGCCGGGCACCGTCGAGGTCTACATCAGCCATCGCGGCATGATGGAGATCTATCCGACCGAGGCCAAGGACTCGACCATCTGGCAGCCGCGTCCGGCCGACCCCGAACTCGAGGCGGAGATGCTGCGCCGCCTGATGGTCCGGCTGGGCGCCGAGGAGGCGCGCGCCGAAGCCGCCGTCGCCACCGAGCAGGCGCCCGAGCGTGCGCAGATCAGGTCCGCGGCCGACGGCCAGGTCATGCTGACGATGGAGGAGCCCTTCGATCGCGCCTGGCGCCGCGTGGGGCTCGCGCTCGACCGCATCGGCTTCACCGTCGAGGATCGCGATCGCGCCAAGGGGCTCTACTTCGTGCGCTATGTGGATCCCGATGCCGACAACCGCAGCCCGGAGAAGGGGTTCCTGTCGCGTCTCGCCTTCTGGCGCAGCGATGACAAGCCGGCCCAGGGGGGCAGCGAGTACCGTCTGCGCGTCGAGGGCCAGGGCGACGGTTCGCGGGTCAGTGTGCTCAGCCGCGAGGGTGGCCAGGACAACTCCGAGACGGCGCGCCGCATGCTGGGGCTGCTGCACGAGCAGTTGCGCTGA